From Labeo rohita strain BAU-BD-2019 chromosome 18, IGBB_LRoh.1.0, whole genome shotgun sequence, the proteins below share one genomic window:
- the serp1 gene encoding stress-associated endoplasmic reticulum protein 1 has translation MVAKQRIRMANEKHSKNITQRGNVAKSTRVTQEDKAVVGPWLLALFIFVVCGSAIFQIIQSIRMGM, from the exons aTGGTGGCCAAACAGAGGATTCGCATGGCAAACGAGAAACACAGCAAGAACATCACCCAGAGAGGCAATGTGGCCAAATCTACG AGAGTGACTCAAGAAGACAAGGCAGTGGTTGGACCGTGGCTTCTTGCCTTGTTCATCTTTGTAGTATGTGGATCAG CAATATTCCAGATCATTCAGAGCATCAGGATGGGAATGTAA